ttccagGTTATTGAAGATCCGGACTTATCTAGGAGATCTTCGAAGTTTTGTGTTGCATGAAGCAGATGAACTTAAGCTCGACGCATTATCATCAAAAGCAGATGAAGGGATCTCAATTCAGTTACCCTGAGAGTTTCCCATTTCAGGACAAACAATAATATTGGTCACTGATGGTGTAGTCTTGAGAGCATTTCACAAATTTGCTACTCCAACAGTGGAATTGCCAGGGAAGATTCAGAATGCATCTATAAACATCTTTCAAATAGCTGGTGAGGAAGGGTGGACCATCAACGTTGGCCATCTAGAACCTGAGTGAATGATTGAATTGCCAGGCAAGATTCAGAATGCATCTGCCATTGAAACATAGTGTCCATGCCAAACATAAGAAATGCAAATACAATGCTGTTAGTGTTGCTTGGGATAAGGTGAGTTTTTTAGATCTCCTATGATTGCCGCTTTGGAAGAATCCTGATTTCGTCAAAATGAACGGTGGATATTTGTCCCAAGTCCCAACAACTGTTCCCCCATTAAACACTCGACTAAACCTCTCTCAtgtctatattttaaattatcacTTACACTCAACTCGATGATTTTCTCAGTTCCAGCCACTTTCACTCGCTTATCTGCTGGATCTTATTCTCATTCTTGTAGTCTCTTCAAATTTAGCCATATTCGTGTAATCACCGGTACCATCTACCCCAAGAGGTAGCATCATTGTAGCTGTAGAACGATGGCTTCTTCAGTACAGCCAGTAGAATCAGCTGCTAGACAAGATAAAGTCACTGCTCCTTACGGCTCTTGGAAGTCTCCAATCACCGCCGATATCGTCTCTGGCGCATCCAAGCGACTCGACGGTACCGCCATTGACGGCCGCGGTCGCCTTTTCTGGCTTGAATCCCGACCCACTGAAGCAGGGTAAGCACTATTACGTCTTTATCTTTGTGATTTTAAGCTTTGAGACCTTTTATTGATTCTGGATTGTGGTACTTTTGCTTAGGCGATCGGTTCTGGTTAAGGGAGAAGAGAAAGCTGGAGAGGAAGCTATCGATGTCACCCCGAAAGAATTTTCGGTGCGAACTACTGCCCAGGAGTATGGAGGAGGCGCGTTTACGATATCAGGGGATACTGTCATCTTCGCAAATTACAAGGACCAAAGACTGTACAAGCAATCTGTCGATTCCATAGGTAAAACATGTGTTAGTGTGTGTTGAATGTTCGATGGCAGTTTGCTGATATATTCTGTATTTGGTGTGGTATCAGATTCTACTCCTGTTCCAATTACACCTGATTGTGGCTCACCAGTTGTCTCTTATGCCGATGGAGTCTTTGATTCACGCTTTAACCGTTTTGTCACTGTAATGGAAGGTAGACTATCATGGATATCTCTGTTAATTTACATTTTTAGGCTGTAAGAAGTTGTTTGGGCTGGAAGTTCCCATTCATGTTAGCCTTTTGTTCATGAGTTTGATCTTTTCTTTATGCAACTTGATAGATCGCCGTGTAAGCAGCATAAATGCAATTACAACGATTGTAGCAATTGGTCTCAATGATGCGTCAATAGAGGGTATGAGCTTACTGGAATATGCTATTCTTCTCTCTTTtctcttgttctttttctttttgcccACAGTTGTAATAATGGTACTTAAAGAATAGACCTAAGTATTTCAAGGGTTTTTATAATTCTCTTGGTGCGCTGGTGTTCTCATTTCTGTTACCGTTGGATTTTGCACTATATGTGGAGGAAATAACTTTATTTTTGGGTTCCTTCTTGTATATCTTGAGATTCAGAACCAAAAGTATTAGTTAGTGGCAATGACTTCTATGCATTCCCTCGTGTGGACCCGAAAGGTGAACGGATAGCATGGATAGAATGGTGTCACCCTAACACGCCATGGGATAAATCGGAACTCTGGGTTGGCTATATTTCTGAGAATGGGTAATCAAAATATGTTTATGATTTGCGTTTTAGGACTTCTTATCAGATATTCTTTTCTCGCTTTTGATTTGCTAGGCTGCAAATGGTATGATTGCATACAAACAATATCATTGTTTCTGTAGGAAAAATTGGTCTTATAGAAATCTATTGATGCCTGAATCTAGTTATATTGGTCTTGCCACAATGTTCTTGTTCTTCAGAACACATTTCCTTGGAATTGCAAAATTTTCTGGTGGAATTGTCTTGGAGCTTATGTCCATAGAAAGTGTTTAAAAACTGTTGTCTGAAATATGAATCAAGAGGTGCTATAATCCTTAAATTGGTAAAGTGCAAGTTGACCTATCTCCATTATTTTGCTACTATAAAGTGTCCACTATGCTAATCTTCTCTGCTTCCCTGAACGTGCTGAACTTTTGGAGTTTAAATTTGTAGCACAACTGACATATCTTGTCACCAATCTCTAGGAgacagaattatatatatattttttgaattGTGCATTTATCTAGTTTTGAGTTTTCATATGCAGATTTACTTATATAAAAATGAATAGACATGCATATACGTACTTTTATACATTTGAATGTATGCACTCTTAAGACTCTGGATCCTTTGTTCACGTATGCGCTTTGTGCTCACTGATCACTCCTGTAGTCTGAATTCTACATGCTTTGATTCTGCTTTTTGGTTATTTAGTTCAATAGACAGCCTAGATGATTTCTATATGTTTTAAATTTGGCTGGTCACCTTGGGGGGCTGACATTAGTTTTGCTGATTGTCTTTTTCCTCTTATATTTGTGGTTGATGGTGTTAGTTTTCTTGATTCTGTCATACAGAGATATCTATAAACGCACCTGTGTTGCTGGCAATGATAATACAATTGTTGAATCTCCAACTGAACCCAAGTGGTCCTCTACAGGTATTCTTTTCTTTTGGTGATTAATGAACTTTATATAAAATGCCATTTTAAAAACTATCATGCTAATTAAACAAGGGATCAAAGATCAAACATATGGCAAGTATGACTGAAAGTAGCTACTGGATAAGCAACCTGGACATTAAGCTACAAAATCCTGGAACCCAGTTTGGTTCTCAAGGCTTTTTGTTTGATTGCATCGGAAGCTATAgacttaatcttttttttttaaaaattcaaattattcTGTATGGTAATGCTTTTATTTAAATTCATGCAGGGGAGTTATTCTTTATCACTGACAGAAAAAATGGATTTTGGAATCTATACAAATGGGTAAGTTCTATACTTGAATATTTTGGATTGTGACACAGTTTCAAAATGTGCTTTCCTTCACACATGGAATGCTTATGTAACAATTGGTCATAAAATTTTGATGAAACGTAGAATATAGTTGTGTGGCAACTTAATGGTGATTCCTCTCGTTTACATGAGAGAGCAAATTTTGAACAGTCTGCTGGATATTGggacattttatttttcatttgaagCAGTTGAATATTATACAAGTTAGCATGGAAATTCTAATGAAAAGTAGAATGTAGCATGTTGCTAGCAAGTGGCATAGACGGTCTTTTCTTTTAGAAGAGAGAGACGTAAAATAAACAGGATTTTTGAATGTTGAATTACTTGGACTTTGCTATTCATGCGCATTGCTTGGATTTGGTTATCTGGTCAGTCATCCATTATTCAGCATCCAGTGAATTgattatttctaaaatttgacAACAGATTGAATCTGTAAATGATGTGCAAGCACTCTATTCCTTGGATGCTGAGTTCTCAAGACCATTATGGGTATTCGGCATAAACTCTTATGAGCTTTTTCAGAACAAAGAGGGAAAGAACTTAATTGCTTGCAGCTACAGGTAATTTTGTGCTCTTTATGCACTTGAATTTTTCAAATTTGTTTGTTTGTTACTTTTTGTTGAGTACCATGTGTGAAAATGCTGAACGTCTTGTAAGTGAAGTTTTCGATGGTTGCTTGCAGGCAGAAGGGTAGATCCTATCTTGGTGTTCTGGACTGTGCTCAAAGCTCACTTTCTCTGCTTGATATTCCCTTCACAGACATAGATAATATTGTATTTTCGGAAACCTTATCCTTTCTATGATGAAGCATGAACAAATCCCTTAAATAGGTTTATAATGATTCTAAGATGTGCATCTTTTCTCAAACAGACTTCAGGGCACCATTGTCTATACGTTGAGGGCGCATCTGCTGTTCATCCATCATCAGTGGCTA
This is a stretch of genomic DNA from Hevea brasiliensis isolate MT/VB/25A 57/8 chromosome 12, ASM3005281v1, whole genome shotgun sequence. It encodes these proteins:
- the LOC131169212 gene encoding uncharacterized protein LOC131169212; amino-acid sequence: MASSVQPVESAARQDKVTAPYGSWKSPITADIVSGASKRLDGTAIDGRGRLFWLESRPTEAGRSVLVKGEEKAGEEAIDVTPKEFSVRTTAQEYGGGAFTISGDTVIFANYKDQRLYKQSVDSIDSTPVPITPDCGSPVVSYADGVFDSRFNRFVTVMEDRRVSSINAITTIVAIGLNDASIEEPKVLVSGNDFYAFPRVDPKGERIAWIEWCHPNTPWDKSELWVGYISENGDIYKRTCVAGNDNTIVESPTEPKWSSTGELFFITDRKNGFWNLYKWIESVNDVQALYSLDAEFSRPLWVFGINSYELFQNKEGKNLIACSYRQKGRSYLGVLDCAQSSLSLLDIPFTDIDNITSGHHCLYVEGASAVHPSSVAKVNLDDQGSKVVDFKVVWSSSPDSLNYTSYFSLPELIEFPTGVPGQNAYACFYPPLNPIYHASPEEKPPLLLESHGGPTCEARGILNLSIQYWTSRGWAFVDVNYGGSTGYGREYRERLLGNWGIVDVNDCCSCAKFLVDSGKADGGRLCITGGSAGGYTTLAALAFKETFKAGASLYGVADLSMLRAEIHKFESHYLDNLIGDEKDYYERSPINFVDRFSCPIILFQGLEDKVVPPDQARTIYQALKKKGLPVALVEYEGEQHGFRKAENIKFTLEQEMVFFARLVGNFNVADEINPIKIDNVD